A genomic stretch from Coregonus clupeaformis isolate EN_2021a chromosome 23, ASM2061545v1, whole genome shotgun sequence includes:
- the LOC121536182 gene encoding E3 ubiquitin-protein ligase TRIM21, with protein MASQTAERERERIGGSYGSFGSIGKKKENNPRTCSSQPFAKPVMSLRKFAKVKEYLMRKTLELLAQVKGTDTEKDDFTFDESKLIIRELAAKLSWVVPIRNISLLCEDGSCQEERQDFILQWAEELNQSPQTGQTPAGEITRDRRSEEPLDQQIPAKEQKLKEASKTLSNWARTLDGMEQDSVCLGEDVCSVLQDLERQWKRGKLPNMLPVMDFIIWSMLQEQPQEGSIAKQWLRNNQRSRSRVTLNHIPDSVWKWILKASAKITLDEKTANPSLLLSPNKKRVKMDTIIESVYNPWGHYEMTPKMYSGWWCVLGTTGFNSGRHYWEVGVRGKAEWRIGVVRESAPRQGFVDLSPKRGYWTLLLQLGQLMAVTSPVTKLNQSVPSRVGVYLDIEEGQVSFYDAEKRRHIYTFDVDFDVSEKIYPLFHTIETDRELVIL; from the exons ATGGCTTCACAGACAGCTG agagagagagagagcgaattgGTGGAAGTTACGGTAGCTTTGGAAGTATCGGCAAAAAAAAAGAGAACAATCCCAGAACCTGTTCATCACAACCTTTCGCCAAACCAGTAATGAGCTTACGTAAG TTTGCAAAGGTGAAGGAATACCTCATGCGTAAAACGCTTGAGTTGTTGGCACAAGTAAAG GGAACTGACACAGAGAAAGATGATTTCACCTTCGATGAGTCTAAATTAATCATCAGAGAACTTGCTGCTAAACTGAGCTGGGTAGTTCCT ATCAGAAACATATCCCTCCTGTGTGAGGATGGATCTTGTCAAGAGGAGCGTCAAGACTTCATACTGCAGTGGGCTGAGGAACTGAACCAGTCACCACAGACTGGACAG ACACCAGCTGGGGAAATCACAAGAGACAGGAGAAGTGAGGAACCTCTAGATCAACAGATACCGGCAAAGGAACAGAAACTGAAGGAGGCCAGCAAAACCCTGTCTAACTGGGCCAGGACACTCGACGGCATGGAACAG gACTCAGTGTGTCTAGGAGAGGATGTGTGTTCAGTCCTGCAGGATCTGGAGAGacagtggaagagagggaagCTACCCAACATGCTCCCTGTCATGGACTTCATCATCTGGAGCATGCTGCAGGAACAGCCCCAGGAG GGTTCCATTGCAAAGCAGTGGCTCAGAAATAATCAAAGGTCCAGAAGCAGAG TGACACTGAATCACATTCCTGACTCAG TTTGGAAATGGATTTTGAAAGCATCAG CTAAGATCACACTGGATGAAAAAACAGCCAACCCAAGTCTCCTACTATCCCCAAACAAGAAAAGAGTGAAAATGGACACCATCATTGAGAGTGTCTACAATCCCTGGGGTCACTACGAAATGACTCCCAAAATGTACAGTGGTTGGTGGTGTGTACTGGGGACAACGGGTTTTAACTCAGGGAGGCATTACTGGGAGGTGGGGGTCAGGGGCAAGGCAGAATGGAGGATAGGGGTGGTTAGAGAGTCAGCACCACGACAAGGCTTTGTTGACCTGAGTCCAAAGAGAGGTTACTGGACTCTGCTTCTGCAGCTTGGACAGCTCATGGCTGTAACTTCACCAGTCACTAAACTGAACCAGTCTGTACCCTCGAGGGTAGGGGTCTATCTGGACATAGAGGAGGGACAGGTCTCCTTCTACGACGCAGAGAAAAGGCGGCATATTTACACTTTTGATGTCGACTTTGATGTATCTGAAAAGATTTACCCCCTTTTTCACACcattgagacagacagagagctggttaTTCTGTAG